A genomic window from Micromonospora sp. WMMA1947 includes:
- a CDS encoding RidA family protein, with protein sequence MSNGPHAKLAELGLDLPEVVPPVASYVPAVQSGQHVYVSGQLPMAEGKLLATGKVGNGVSAEQAKDLAQRCALNALAAIDALVGLENVVKVVKLTGFVASAPGFTGQPGVINGASDLFGAVFGEAGRHARSAVGVAELPLDAPVEVEVIVEVA encoded by the coding sequence ATGAGCAACGGACCCCACGCGAAGCTCGCCGAACTCGGCCTCGACCTGCCCGAGGTGGTGCCGCCGGTGGCAAGCTACGTGCCGGCCGTCCAGTCCGGGCAGCACGTCTACGTCTCCGGCCAGCTGCCGATGGCCGAGGGCAAGCTGCTCGCCACCGGGAAGGTCGGCAACGGCGTCTCGGCCGAGCAGGCGAAGGACCTGGCGCAGCGGTGCGCGCTCAACGCGCTCGCCGCGATCGACGCGCTGGTCGGGTTGGAGAACGTGGTCAAGGTCGTGAAGCTGACCGGCTTCGTGGCCAGCGCACCCGGCTTCACCGGCCAGCCCGGCGTGATCAACGGTGCCTCCGACCTGTTCGGCGCCGTGTTCGGCGAGGCCGGCCGCCACGCCCGCAGCGCCGTAGGCGTGGCGGAGCTTCCCCTGGACGCCCCGGTAGAGGTAGAGGTCATCGTCGAGGTCGCGTGA
- a CDS encoding adenylate/guanylate cyclase domain-containing protein, with product MTCPVCGTVAVPGARFCHNCGAALPAAATLPAAERRVVTVLFGDLSDFTSWSEDLDPERVGAVTDRVLAALAGAVKTFGGHVDKLTGDGIMAVFGAPVAHEDDAERAVRAALSMQRAVRRVLDDERGGGAPLGLRVGLNTGDVIAGIQAAIEYTVIGDTVNTAARLADAAAVGAVYAGARTSAATRHVASWRALRPLRLKGKREPVEAYELLGLLDAPGTRSGLGDEAPFVGRETEIGRVAGRLAEVIDRGEPRVLLMTAEAGIGKSRFAAEVERLAAGYDVGAGRYAAHTGARVLSVRCAAFGERRRLAPLADLVRAAVGLPGDAATAVTRPAVEERLRRLGQRLSRLPGDPPPIAVDQLLALLGYAELPPATENGEWNAAGPPPDDEAVPTAVADLLSALAGEAPLVIVVDDLHDATAETLKALALTLNRLSGPVLVLLLGRPELVRTAGALTRVADAEVHALPPLRGADASRLLTSYLSGGRMPQADADRLLATAQGNPFYLAELVTLLMERGALTAGPGRGADVGWRLAPGSLGSRLLSRDLAAVLAARIDALPPNARSALRDAAVVGDTVPAGALEALREQRVGQDGRPAAVAAVELDRAVEELLQRRMLHRTRSGFAFATPLMREAAYAGVSKAELAERHAALARWAAPESVDDTGGAPGGAFTEAARDDFVAEHVERATALADAVKLRPDAPARAVTPLGVAALGRAARRSLRSGEPALAVEYAERAAELARDGVPPADRVVHARALLQIGRPADALAFAEKIAANTGDPATRTAALLLAGQAQQTLGDGERAECNWQEALQVATDADLPTLRASAMRRLGMADFIAGRLGQASSRLAASYQVSLAARDPRGQAWSLQNLAWVTTTRGDFAGTDAVLGRAARLFAELKDPYGRAWLRGTTAFARLLAGRLREACRMARVFLPFGERVGEAWAVGTLRAVEAYATAELGDLAEADRAARRAYRDFAEVGDDWGQGFALVVRGVVARGLGEPEHAADLFTEALEYADRTTHPLLTGMAGTLRGFVALDMGDHETAEREARSVLTRVEPHNPQAPAQVAPRVLLAMARLAAGDPGTAVGLLAPVATGAANAPSLLFSRRQTMARYAAALLAHGQREQALDWAQRSITAPAEDVRSQVVALLVLAEALDACGRRAEALTHAEEAVRLAYATEQRSERIVADALRVRLSGG from the coding sequence GTGACCTGCCCGGTGTGCGGAACCGTAGCCGTGCCCGGGGCGCGGTTCTGCCACAACTGCGGGGCGGCGCTGCCGGCTGCCGCCACGCTGCCCGCCGCCGAGCGCCGCGTGGTGACTGTGCTCTTCGGCGACCTGTCCGACTTCACCTCCTGGTCGGAGGACCTGGACCCGGAACGGGTCGGCGCGGTCACCGACCGGGTGCTCGCCGCCCTCGCGGGCGCGGTCAAGACGTTCGGCGGGCATGTCGACAAGCTCACCGGCGACGGGATCATGGCGGTCTTCGGCGCGCCCGTGGCGCACGAGGACGACGCCGAGCGGGCGGTCCGCGCCGCGCTGTCCATGCAGCGCGCGGTGCGGCGGGTGCTCGACGACGAGCGCGGCGGCGGCGCGCCGCTGGGCCTGCGCGTCGGCCTCAACACCGGCGACGTGATCGCCGGCATCCAGGCGGCGATCGAGTACACGGTCATCGGCGACACGGTGAACACCGCCGCCCGGCTGGCCGACGCCGCCGCCGTCGGCGCGGTCTACGCCGGTGCGCGCACCTCCGCCGCCACGCGGCACGTCGCCTCCTGGCGGGCGCTGCGCCCGCTGCGGCTCAAGGGCAAGCGTGAGCCGGTCGAGGCGTACGAGCTGCTGGGCCTGCTCGACGCGCCCGGCACCCGGTCCGGCCTCGGCGACGAGGCGCCGTTCGTGGGCCGGGAGACCGAGATCGGCCGGGTGGCCGGCCGGCTCGCCGAGGTGATCGACAGGGGTGAGCCCCGGGTGCTGCTGATGACCGCCGAGGCGGGGATCGGCAAGTCCCGGTTCGCGGCCGAGGTGGAACGCCTCGCGGCCGGCTACGACGTCGGCGCCGGGCGGTACGCGGCGCACACCGGCGCCCGCGTGCTGTCGGTGCGCTGCGCGGCGTTCGGTGAACGCCGCCGGCTGGCCCCGCTGGCCGACCTGGTCCGGGCCGCCGTCGGCCTGCCCGGCGACGCGGCCACCGCCGTCACCCGGCCGGCCGTCGAGGAGCGGCTCCGCCGCCTCGGCCAGCGCCTGTCCCGGCTGCCCGGCGACCCGCCGCCGATCGCCGTGGACCAGCTCCTGGCCCTGCTCGGGTACGCCGAACTCCCGCCCGCCACCGAGAACGGCGAGTGGAACGCGGCCGGGCCGCCGCCGGACGACGAGGCGGTGCCGACCGCCGTGGCCGACCTGTTGAGCGCGCTCGCCGGCGAGGCGCCGCTGGTGATCGTGGTGGACGACCTGCACGACGCCACCGCCGAGACGCTCAAGGCGCTGGCGCTGACCCTCAACCGGCTCAGCGGACCGGTGCTGGTGCTGCTGCTCGGCCGCCCCGAGCTGGTACGGACCGCCGGCGCGCTGACCCGCGTCGCGGACGCCGAGGTGCACGCGCTGCCGCCGCTGCGCGGCGCGGACGCGTCCCGGCTGCTCACCAGCTACCTGTCCGGTGGCCGCATGCCCCAGGCCGACGCGGACCGGCTGCTCGCCACCGCGCAGGGCAACCCGTTCTATCTGGCCGAGCTGGTCACGCTGCTGATGGAGCGCGGGGCGCTCACCGCCGGCCCGGGCCGGGGTGCCGATGTCGGCTGGCGGCTCGCCCCCGGCTCGCTCGGCAGCCGGCTGCTCTCCCGGGACCTGGCCGCGGTGCTCGCGGCGCGTATCGACGCGCTGCCGCCCAACGCCCGCTCGGCGCTGCGTGACGCCGCGGTGGTGGGCGACACCGTGCCGGCCGGTGCGCTGGAGGCGCTGCGGGAGCAGCGGGTCGGACAGGACGGCCGGCCCGCCGCGGTGGCCGCCGTCGAGCTGGACCGGGCGGTGGAGGAACTGCTGCAACGGCGCATGCTGCACCGCACCCGCAGCGGGTTCGCCTTCGCCACCCCGCTGATGCGGGAGGCCGCGTACGCCGGGGTGAGCAAGGCCGAGCTGGCCGAGCGGCACGCGGCACTGGCCCGCTGGGCCGCGCCGGAGAGCGTCGACGACACCGGCGGCGCGCCGGGTGGCGCGTTCACCGAGGCCGCCCGGGACGACTTCGTCGCCGAGCACGTGGAGCGGGCCACCGCGCTCGCCGACGCGGTCAAGCTGCGCCCGGACGCGCCGGCCCGGGCGGTCACCCCGCTGGGCGTGGCCGCGCTGGGCCGGGCCGCCCGCCGGTCGCTGCGGTCGGGGGAGCCGGCGCTGGCGGTCGAGTACGCCGAACGCGCGGCCGAGCTGGCCCGCGACGGGGTGCCACCGGCCGACCGGGTGGTGCACGCGCGGGCGCTGCTCCAGATCGGCCGCCCGGCCGACGCGCTGGCGTTCGCCGAGAAGATCGCCGCGAACACCGGCGACCCGGCCACCCGGACCGCCGCACTGCTGCTCGCCGGGCAGGCCCAGCAGACACTCGGTGACGGCGAGCGGGCCGAGTGCAACTGGCAGGAGGCGTTGCAGGTGGCCACCGACGCCGACCTGCCCACGCTGCGGGCCTCGGCGATGCGGCGGCTCGGCATGGCCGACTTCATCGCCGGCCGGCTCGGGCAGGCGAGCAGCCGGCTGGCCGCGTCCTATCAGGTCAGTCTCGCCGCCCGGGATCCGCGCGGGCAGGCGTGGTCGTTGCAGAACCTGGCCTGGGTGACCACCACCCGGGGTGACTTCGCCGGGACCGACGCGGTGCTCGGCCGGGCCGCCCGGCTGTTCGCCGAGCTGAAGGACCCGTACGGGCGGGCCTGGCTGCGCGGCACCACCGCGTTCGCCCGGCTGCTGGCCGGTCGGCTGCGCGAGGCGTGCCGGATGGCCCGGGTGTTCCTGCCGTTCGGGGAGCGGGTCGGCGAGGCGTGGGCGGTGGGGACACTGCGCGCGGTCGAGGCGTACGCCACCGCCGAGCTGGGCGACCTGGCCGAGGCGGACCGGGCCGCGCGGCGCGCGTACCGGGACTTCGCCGAGGTGGGCGACGACTGGGGGCAGGGCTTCGCGCTCGTGGTGCGCGGGGTGGTGGCGCGCGGGCTGGGCGAGCCGGAACACGCGGCCGACCTGTTCACCGAGGCGCTCGAATACGCCGACCGGACCACCCACCCGCTGCTCACCGGCATGGCCGGCACGCTGCGCGGATTCGTGGCGCTGGACATGGGCGACCACGAGACCGCCGAGCGGGAGGCACGGTCGGTGCTGACCCGGGTCGAGCCGCACAACCCGCAGGCGCCGGCCCAGGTCGCGCCGCGGGTGCTGCTCGCCATGGCCCGTCTCGCCGCCGGTGACCCGGGCACCGCCGTGGGGCTGCTCGCCCCGGTGGCGACCGGCGCGGCGAACGCGCCCTCGCTGCTGTTCTCCCGGCGGCAGACGATGGCCCGGTACGCGGCCGCGCTGCTCGCCCACGGCCAGCGCGAGCAGGCGCTCGACTGGGCGCAGCGGTCGATCACCGCGCCGGCTGAGGACGTACGCAGCCAGGTGGTGGCGCTGCTGGTGCTGGCCGAGGCGCTCGACGCGTGCGGGCGCCGGGCCGAGGCGCTGACGCACGCGGAGGAGGCGGTACGCCTCGCGTACGCCACCGAGCAGCGCAGTGAGCGGATCGTCGCGGACGCGTTGCGGGTGCGCCTCTCCGGCGGCTGA
- a CDS encoding DUF4177 domain-containing protein translates to MQKWEYATVPLLVHATKQILDNWGEDGWELVSVVPGPNPEQLVAYLKRPKG, encoded by the coding sequence ATGCAGAAGTGGGAATACGCCACGGTGCCGCTGCTGGTCCACGCGACCAAGCAGATCCTCGACAACTGGGGCGAGGACGGCTGGGAACTGGTCTCCGTGGTCCCCGGCCCGAACCCGGAGCAGCTCGTCGCGTACCTGAAGCGTCCGAAGGGCTGA
- a CDS encoding MBL fold metallo-hydrolase: protein MAGAAGALADELPAWVTLLRAPNPGPMTLDGTNTWVLRAGPDAPAVVVDPGPADEGHLAAIAAQGSIGCVLITHGHADHTEGAPRLRELLDGVPVLAADPAHTAGGAPLTAHTTFDVGLDLRLLPTPGHTADSVCLVAAHGGERVVLTGDTILGRGTTVVAHPDGHLGDYLSSLELLSTYRGIPALPGHGPALADCGVAADFYLAHRRARLDQVRAAVAAGATTAAEVVAVVYADVDRSLWWAAEWSVRAQLEHLGVEQP from the coding sequence ATGGCCGGTGCCGCGGGGGCGCTTGCGGACGAGTTGCCGGCGTGGGTGACGTTGCTTCGTGCGCCGAACCCGGGACCGATGACGCTCGACGGGACGAACACGTGGGTGCTGCGGGCCGGCCCGGACGCGCCCGCCGTCGTGGTCGACCCGGGGCCCGCCGACGAGGGGCACCTGGCCGCGATCGCGGCGCAGGGGAGCATCGGGTGCGTGCTGATCACGCACGGGCACGCCGACCACACCGAGGGCGCGCCCCGGCTGCGCGAGCTGCTCGACGGCGTACCGGTGCTCGCCGCCGACCCGGCGCACACCGCCGGAGGAGCACCGCTCACCGCCCACACCACCTTCGATGTGGGGCTCGACCTGCGGCTGCTGCCCACCCCCGGGCACACCGCCGACTCCGTCTGCCTCGTCGCCGCGCACGGCGGTGAGCGCGTCGTGCTGACCGGTGACACCATCCTCGGCCGGGGCACCACAGTGGTCGCCCACCCGGACGGGCACCTCGGCGACTACCTGTCGAGCCTGGAGCTGCTCTCCACGTACCGGGGGATCCCGGCGCTGCCGGGCCACGGCCCGGCGCTCGCCGACTGCGGCGTGGCGGCCGACTTCTACCTGGCCCACCGGCGGGCCCGGCTGGACCAGGTGCGCGCCGCCGTCGCCGCGGGCGCCACCACCGCCGCCGAGGTGGTCGCCGTGGTCTACGCAGACGTCGACAGGTCGCTGTGGTGGGCCGCCGAGTGGTCGGTCCGGGCCCAGCTCGAACACCTCGGAGTGGAGCAGCCGTGA
- a CDS encoding serine/threonine-protein kinase, with protein MTEIPPGALRLPIVPGLTDLQVFARGGYATIYRATQISVGREVAVKIENRTLDSERDQARFLREARAAGRMSSHPHVVDLFDVGVTVDQHPYLIMELCDGSYAERMRTSPLGAAETRDLGVKIADALAHSHAAGVLHRDVKPANILHSEFNSAVLADFGLAVLAEFRDSSVMLEALTPAYAPPETFNHSPPTPAVDVYSLCATLYAVTYGRPPRWQSERNPSLVTVLEMFQQPIPGLPGVPGELIDVLRLGMSNDPGARPSAVELRGLLASLPLDGAPATGGPYDGAGSDRFHRTGGPNPRPPADDDHPTVASRGRRWPRRWFLGGAGVLALAASAGGGWVAAGHAPAAAPTPTPSGVAGVAPVPGCASADVRLPAGARCATELECFGPVRLRRDRAEASRVPCDGQHTWETYAAGDLPDGLAGARHETVAADPAVARVCNVDTFRLVSRGKSATGWNLEVLPPEAEADRTYRCLAGRGVNALAGPTLTGR; from the coding sequence GTGACCGAGATCCCGCCCGGCGCCCTGCGGCTGCCCATCGTGCCCGGTCTGACCGATCTGCAGGTGTTCGCCCGGGGCGGCTACGCCACCATCTACCGGGCCACGCAGATCTCGGTGGGACGCGAGGTCGCGGTCAAGATCGAGAACCGTACGCTCGACAGTGAGCGCGACCAGGCCCGCTTCCTGCGTGAGGCCCGTGCCGCCGGGCGGATGTCGTCGCACCCGCACGTGGTGGACCTGTTCGACGTCGGGGTCACCGTCGACCAGCACCCCTACCTCATCATGGAACTGTGCGACGGCTCGTACGCCGAGCGGATGCGCACCTCGCCGCTGGGCGCGGCCGAGACCCGCGACCTCGGCGTGAAGATCGCCGACGCGCTGGCCCACTCGCATGCGGCAGGCGTCCTGCACCGCGATGTCAAGCCGGCGAACATCCTGCACTCGGAGTTCAACTCGGCGGTCCTGGCCGACTTCGGCCTGGCGGTGCTCGCCGAGTTCCGCGACTCCTCGGTCATGCTGGAGGCGCTCACCCCGGCGTACGCGCCGCCGGAGACGTTCAACCACAGCCCGCCCACGCCCGCCGTCGACGTCTACTCGCTGTGCGCCACCCTCTACGCGGTGACGTACGGCCGCCCGCCGCGCTGGCAGTCCGAGCGCAACCCGAGCCTGGTCACCGTGCTGGAGATGTTCCAGCAGCCGATCCCGGGCCTGCCCGGCGTGCCCGGTGAGCTGATCGACGTACTCCGGTTGGGTATGTCGAACGACCCGGGCGCGCGGCCCTCCGCGGTCGAGCTGCGCGGCCTGCTCGCCTCGCTGCCGCTGGACGGCGCCCCGGCGACCGGCGGGCCGTACGACGGTGCCGGCAGCGACCGGTTCCACCGCACCGGCGGGCCGAACCCGCGACCGCCCGCCGACGACGACCACCCGACGGTGGCCTCGCGTGGCCGGCGCTGGCCCAGGCGTTGGTTCCTCGGTGGCGCCGGCGTGCTCGCGCTCGCCGCCTCGGCCGGCGGCGGCTGGGTGGCCGCCGGGCACGCGCCGGCCGCCGCGCCGACGCCGACGCCCAGCGGCGTGGCCGGGGTGGCGCCGGTGCCCGGCTGCGCGTCAGCCGACGTGCGGCTGCCCGCCGGGGCCCGCTGCGCGACGGAGCTGGAGTGCTTCGGTCCGGTACGGCTGCGCCGCGACCGGGCCGAGGCGAGCCGGGTGCCGTGCGACGGCCAGCACACCTGGGAGACCTACGCCGCCGGTGACCTGCCGGACGGTCTCGCCGGTGCCCGGCACGAGACGGTGGCGGCCGACCCGGCCGTCGCGCGGGTCTGCAACGTCGACACGTTCCGGCTGGTCAGCAGGGGCAAGTCGGCGACCGGGTGGAAC